One segment of Rosa chinensis cultivar Old Blush unplaced genomic scaffold, RchiOBHm-V2 RchiOBHmChr0c44, whole genome shotgun sequence DNA contains the following:
- the LOC112181426 gene encoding paired amphipathic helix protein Sin3-like 2 isoform X5: MSALYNLLDGSADNAKFEDECRAIIGNQSYFLFTLDKLIYKFVKQLQTVATDEMDNKLLQLYEYEKSRKKGKLIDSVYFENTRVLVHENIYRLEFFSAPSRLSIQLMDSVSEKPEASAVSMEPNFSSYLHNDFLSLYPGKKEPHGITLQRNKRKYAGQDESTAFSNAMEDVQLVNGLECKIACNSSKISYVLDTEDYFFRMRRKRRKSPDHHIVIRRGYSGSTNSCPSHNSLEFL; this comes from the exons ATGAGTGCACTGTACAACTTGCTTGATGGATCTGCAGATAATGCAAAATTTGAGGATGAGTGCCGAGCTATTATTGGAAATCAGTCGTACTTCTTATTCACATTGGACAAGTTAATATATAAATTTGTTAAACAG CTTCAAACGGTTGCAACTGATGAGATGGACAATAAGCTTCTTCAGTTATATGAATATGAAAAGTCTCGGAAAAAAGGGAAGCTAATTGATTCTGTCTATTTTGAAAACACACGTGTCCTTGTTCACGAGAACATTTACAGATTGGAATTC TTCTCTGCACCCTCCCGGCTGTCCATCCAGCTGATGGACAGCGTGAGTGAAAAGCCTGAGGCGTCGGCAGTTTCTATGGAACCTAATTTTTCATCTTATCTGCACAATGATTTCCTGTCACTTTATCCTGGCAAAAAGGAGCCACATGGAATTACCCTGCAGAG AAACAAGCGCAAATATGCAGGGCAAGATGAATCCACTGCGTTTTCCAATGCCATGGAGGATGTTCAATTAGTCAATGGGTTGGAGTGTAAAATAGCTTGCAACTCATCCAAG ATCTCTTATGTTCTCGACACAGAAGATTACTTCTTCCGTATGAGAAGGAAAAGGAGAAAGAGTCCAGATCACCATATTGTGATCAGACGAGGGTACAGCGGTTCCACAAATTCTTGTCCGTCTCATAATAGCTTAGAATTCCTTTGA
- the LOC112181426 gene encoding paired amphipathic helix protein Sin3-like 2 isoform X13, protein MSALYNLLDGSADNAKFEDECRAIIGNQSYFLFTLDKLIYKFVKQLQTVATDEMDNKLLQLYEYEKSRKKGKLIDSVYFENTRVLVHENIYRLEFFSAPSRLSIQLMDSVSEKPEASAVSMEPNFSSYLHNDFLSLYPGKKEPHGITLQRNKRKYAGQDESTAFSNAMEDVQLVNGLECKIACNSSKKP, encoded by the exons ATGAGTGCACTGTACAACTTGCTTGATGGATCTGCAGATAATGCAAAATTTGAGGATGAGTGCCGAGCTATTATTGGAAATCAGTCGTACTTCTTATTCACATTGGACAAGTTAATATATAAATTTGTTAAACAG CTTCAAACGGTTGCAACTGATGAGATGGACAATAAGCTTCTTCAGTTATATGAATATGAAAAGTCTCGGAAAAAAGGGAAGCTAATTGATTCTGTCTATTTTGAAAACACACGTGTCCTTGTTCACGAGAACATTTACAGATTGGAATTC TTCTCTGCACCCTCCCGGCTGTCCATCCAGCTGATGGACAGCGTGAGTGAAAAGCCTGAGGCGTCGGCAGTTTCTATGGAACCTAATTTTTCATCTTATCTGCACAATGATTTCCTGTCACTTTATCCTGGCAAAAAGGAGCCACATGGAATTACCCTGCAGAG AAACAAGCGCAAATATGCAGGGCAAGATGAATCCACTGCGTTTTCCAATGCCATGGAGGATGTTCAATTAGTCAATGGGTTGGAGTGTAAAATAGCTTGCAACTCATCCAAG AAGCCATAG